GACTGCTGGCGAAGCGCCGACATCGAACGCACCGACACCGTCTGCTACGGCGGCCAAGGCTTCAGTAGAGCAGTCGCCAGCCCCAGCCGCCCAACCAACGACGCCGCCGGATTACCGTTTAACGCCGGAATTGGCGGCGGCCGGACAGATCGATCCGATGATTGGTATGCAGGGGATTACGCCCCAACAATTTATGCCCCGGGCCTAAAACGTGTGGTTAAACGTTGCGTTTATGGTGGGAAATTGCGATAATGAAGACGAGTTAATTTAACCAGTGAACAAGCATAGGAGGCTGTTATGGTAGAACAGGTCGAAGCGGGCAAAATGAAGCTCTTTGCCTTAAGCTCTAACCGGCCCTTAGCCGAAAAAATCGCCCGGGTAGCCGGCGTAGAATTAGGCAAGGCAACCGTTAAACATTTTAGTGACGGTGAAATTCAAATCAGTATTGATGAAAGTATCCGGGGGGATGAACTCTTTATCATTCAGTCCGTCTCTGATCCCGTGAATACCAACCTCATGGAATTGTTAATCATGGTGGATGCCGCACGGCGGGCCAGTGCCGCCAAAATTAACGTGGTCATCCCGTACTACGGGTATTCTCGGGCCGACCGTAAAGCCCGTTCGCGCGAACCCATTACGGCTAAGCTGGTGGCCTCGCTGCTGCAAATGGACGGTGTTAATCGCGTGATTGCACTAGACTTACATGCGGCACAACTGCAAGGGTTCTTCGACATTCCCGTTGATCACCTGCAAAGCGACCGGTTACTGGCCAGCTACTTTGAAGATAATACCGATCTGAATGCGGAGAACACGGTCGTGGTGGCTCCCGATCATGCAGGAGTTAGCCGGGCGCGGCGCTTGGCCGAGCTCTTGGGTACGCCCATTGCCATTATCGACAACCGCAGTGAGACCGAGAATGCCACGCATCCGGAAGCCGTGATTGGGGATGTCCGTCATAAGCATGCCATCTTAGTTGATGACATCATTGATACGGCCGTGCGAATTTCTGTATCCGCCGTGGCGCTACGCAATGCTGGCGCGGCAAACGTTTACGCTTGTGCCACCCATGCGGTTCTGTCCGGGGATGCTGCCGTGCGGATTGATGAAGCACCGTTAGAAAAAGTCGTGGTGACGGATTCGATTCAGATTCCGGCAGATAAGCAAAGCGATAAATTCGTGGTGATGTCCGTTGACGAACTCTTCGGGCGGGCCATCAATTTAATTTATCATGAACAACCGGTGGACCAACTTTTTCGGTCTCCAATTATGAAGAAGTAACCATTAAATTAGACGATCAGGTTGAGGGGGACTCGGGAGAGTCTCCTTTTTTGGTAAGGACTGAGTAGATGCAACAACGAACAACGGGGGCAGACACCGACATTGGTGACTACCTTAAAG
Above is a window of Levilactobacillus zymae DNA encoding:
- a CDS encoding ribose-phosphate diphosphokinase yields the protein MVEQVEAGKMKLFALSSNRPLAEKIARVAGVELGKATVKHFSDGEIQISIDESIRGDELFIIQSVSDPVNTNLMELLIMVDAARRASAAKINVVIPYYGYSRADRKARSREPITAKLVASLLQMDGVNRVIALDLHAAQLQGFFDIPVDHLQSDRLLASYFEDNTDLNAENTVVVAPDHAGVSRARRLAELLGTPIAIIDNRSETENATHPEAVIGDVRHKHAILVDDIIDTAVRISVSAVALRNAGAANVYACATHAVLSGDAAVRIDEAPLEKVVVTDSIQIPADKQSDKFVVMSVDELFGRAINLIYHEQPVDQLFRSPIMKK